Proteins from a single region of Brachybacterium avium:
- a CDS encoding exonuclease domain-containing protein — protein MNFPQHPALDPGLPLVFVDTETTMLEPTPKPWEIALIKHAPGQLEDRFHIMLRDPDLSDASPDSLRVNRFYERHPRWTGSAAPSDIAALHPSHDAAQAVEIFTAGTVLVGSNPDFDARALEWLLRQHGLRPRWHHHTINLVTWTYAHLLARGESVKIPTSSYDLSRRVHVDPPAAEEAHTAMGDALWTVRWWENLTEAQR, from the coding sequence ATGAACTTCCCTCAGCACCCCGCTCTCGATCCCGGCCTGCCCCTCGTCTTCGTCGACACGGAGACGACCATGCTGGAGCCGACCCCGAAGCCCTGGGAGATCGCGCTCATCAAGCATGCCCCCGGGCAGCTCGAGGATCGGTTCCACATCATGCTGCGCGACCCCGACCTGTCCGATGCGTCGCCCGACTCCCTGCGCGTCAACCGCTTCTACGAGAGGCACCCCCGTTGGACCGGATCCGCTGCGCCGTCGGACATCGCCGCCCTGCACCCGAGCCACGACGCCGCGCAGGCGGTCGAGATCTTCACCGCCGGCACCGTCTTGGTCGGATCCAATCCCGACTTCGACGCCCGGGCCCTGGAGTGGCTGCTCCGCCAGCACGGGCTGCGGCCGCGCTGGCACCACCACACCATCAACCTGGTCACGTGGACCTACGCGCACCTCCTCGCACGGGGGGAATCGGTGAAGATCCCGACCTCCTCCTACGATCTCTCCCGCCGCGTGCACGTCGATCCTCCGGCAGCTGAGGAGGCCCACACCGCCATGGGCGATGCCCTCTGGACCGTGCGCTGGTGGGAGAACTTGACGGAGGCCCAGCGATGA
- a CDS encoding glutaredoxin family protein — protein sequence MADTLIIYGKPDCIRCDQLVKYCRRKGIPYRYIDVTQDADALALVKSLGYSELPVGMIGDDHFSGVRLDKIRPLAPQLSKAS from the coding sequence ATGGCCGACACGCTCATCATCTACGGCAAGCCCGACTGCATTCGCTGCGACCAGCTCGTGAAGTATTGCCGTCGCAAGGGCATCCCGTACCGCTACATCGACGTCACCCAAGACGCTGACGCCCTGGCTCTCGTCAAGAGCCTGGGCTACTCGGAGCTTCCTGTCGGGATGATCGGTGATGACCACTTCTCCGGCGTCCGACTCGACAAGATTCGGCCTCTCGCCCCGCAGCTGTCGAAGGCATCCTGA
- a CDS encoding DUF3846 domain-containing protein, producing MSHLIQITPTGEIETLDYDGTAPSLPQLLQALSANDITVEILDAPAHNRGEHITVWADDEGLTNDGRLNFLASAYAGNALIGTVVISGFNAETGDTVGLTADQAAEVRHQITQTADLVGERLEVLARLAQL from the coding sequence ATGTCGCACCTGATCCAGATCACCCCCACCGGCGAGATCGAGACCCTCGACTACGACGGCACCGCCCCCAGCCTCCCCCAGCTGCTCCAGGCACTCAGCGCCAACGACATCACGGTGGAGATCCTGGACGCCCCCGCACACAACCGGGGCGAGCACATCACCGTCTGGGCCGACGACGAGGGACTCACCAACGATGGGCGGCTCAACTTCCTCGCCAGCGCCTACGCGGGCAACGCGCTCATCGGCACCGTCGTCATCTCCGGCTTCAACGCCGAGACGGGCGACACCGTCGGCCTCACCGCAGACCAGGCCGCCGAGGTGCGCCACCAGATCACCCAGACCGCCGACCTGGTCGGCGAGCGGCTCGAGGTCCTCGCCCGCCTCGCCCAGCTCTGA
- a CDS encoding endonuclease domain-containing protein, whose translation MTRDLRRLAPGLAWVHRHRGLTIDALALCYALPIRTVAQLLEFGDARVHARRGDVPITSLEDLPAHRITTLLPAAGYGLGRYPDLLDTDLSRGHQIARLSLLACGVPRRADAPSRSRDHAKEGEDGLYHLRSDGRMDTCDRGGTHRAPVRLRRERLSVRPEIVPKNLRCEPEDRRWGTDSVAHTHRTPRMVRIVDELRSIQGLSCGACHKQLSTVIDHDHATSMVRGLLCTPCNVAVDSCPHLSGCPFAEYLNAPPAPAGIRYPRHRP comes from the coding sequence GTGACGCGTGATCTTCGCAGGCTGGCCCCCGGGCTCGCGTGGGTTCACCGCCACCGCGGCCTCACGATCGACGCCCTCGCCCTTTGCTACGCGCTGCCGATCCGGACCGTTGCACAGCTCCTCGAGTTCGGCGACGCTCGAGTTCACGCTCGGCGCGGCGATGTCCCGATCACGTCCCTCGAGGATCTCCCCGCTCACCGGATCACGACCCTGCTGCCGGCAGCCGGCTACGGGCTCGGCCGCTATCCGGACCTCCTCGACACCGACCTGAGCAGGGGACACCAGATCGCGCGGCTCTCGCTGCTCGCCTGCGGGGTCCCCCGCCGCGCCGACGCGCCGAGCAGGAGCCGCGACCACGCCAAGGAGGGCGAGGACGGCCTCTACCACCTTCGCAGCGACGGACGCATGGACACCTGCGATCGAGGAGGCACCCACCGGGCCCCAGTGCGACTCCGGCGGGAGAGGCTGAGCGTGCGGCCGGAGATCGTGCCCAAGAACCTGCGCTGCGAGCCCGAGGACCGACGATGGGGCACAGACTCCGTGGCCCACACCCACCGAACCCCGCGCATGGTGCGCATCGTCGACGAGCTGCGGAGCATCCAGGGGCTCTCCTGCGGGGCCTGCCACAAGCAGCTCTCCACGGTCATCGACCACGATCACGCGACAAGCATGGTCCGCGGGCTGCTGTGCACGCCGTGCAACGTTGCCGTGGACTCCTGCCCGCACCTCAGCGGCTGCCCCTTCGCGGAGTACCTCAACGCCCCGCCGGCCCCCGCCGGGATCCGCTACCCGCGACACCGCCCGTGA
- a CDS encoding FtsK/SpoIIIE domain-containing protein gives MNDVPLVGAVACVAPPLAVVGFAQWRGAKRRQLRSDLVEGLVPLMGIGVEVRCSRWAKREYIHPRPGRIEVRYAAASRDWDPKWMQQLTATVEARVGVDYKVEKHQSARKRVYLIPDISEEEITDDSPRAALAYKADVVIRELLGKESSATYSWGEDDSLSSIQVEFPNEIAVKLVSRMKRQSVERVVTGTLPGRWRSSWDIENSTANFRLRTEFPAAVPHPKINVTDENRYLIPSAVTEDGDTVFWDLRSTDPHGLTTGRTGTGKTVVLLGTCMEFAGRNWAVWVADPKRVEFLGIRKWPNVQVVATTVEDQIAMIWDAFELMEHRYRLIETAGADEDDFEPLLVLADEYTEFRSAVNAWWSENKHKGAPSKCPIFNAVGSLARLARKARIHLRFGMQRPDAELLSGEVRDNLGDRHSLGRLSPQGAQMMWEAAYIGTSVPRKIPGRGTATGPDGQPAEAQAYWTPDPRKVARSRKAGDIEILEGLYPTSTTHKRFTYEIEDEDSPTWLDDNDKPTLYTPWAAITQARRVPSPDADQHLTLDELLDDLSSAREAAAGETSAPAPEPREDRHLQLVREDEEPDDYGLVQTVCADRLRPGDLIDVDGDWVVVEEAVADPDEEGMISIAWRSDDDDAGELALTADDMLEVRRMTEESD, from the coding sequence ATGAACGACGTCCCCTTGGTCGGCGCCGTCGCGTGCGTCGCCCCGCCGCTCGCCGTCGTGGGGTTCGCTCAATGGCGAGGCGCCAAGCGAAGGCAGCTCCGCAGTGATCTCGTCGAGGGCCTCGTCCCGCTCATGGGGATCGGGGTGGAGGTCCGCTGCTCGCGCTGGGCCAAGCGCGAGTACATCCATCCCCGCCCGGGACGGATCGAGGTCCGCTACGCCGCCGCCTCCCGCGACTGGGACCCGAAGTGGATGCAGCAGCTGACGGCAACTGTGGAGGCGCGCGTGGGCGTCGACTACAAGGTCGAGAAGCACCAGAGCGCCCGCAAACGCGTGTACCTGATCCCTGATATCAGTGAGGAGGAGATCACGGATGACTCGCCGCGTGCCGCTCTCGCCTACAAGGCAGATGTGGTGATCCGCGAGCTGCTCGGCAAGGAATCCAGCGCCACCTATTCGTGGGGAGAGGACGACTCCCTGAGTAGCATTCAGGTCGAATTCCCCAACGAGATCGCCGTCAAGCTCGTCAGCCGCATGAAGCGCCAGAGCGTTGAACGCGTCGTCACCGGCACCCTTCCCGGCCGCTGGCGCTCCTCCTGGGATATCGAGAATTCGACAGCGAACTTCCGGCTCCGCACGGAATTCCCCGCCGCCGTTCCCCACCCCAAAATCAACGTCACCGACGAGAATCGGTATCTCATCCCCAGCGCCGTCACCGAGGACGGCGACACCGTGTTCTGGGACCTACGCTCCACGGACCCGCACGGTCTGACCACCGGACGAACGGGAACCGGCAAGACCGTCGTGCTCCTCGGGACCTGCATGGAGTTCGCCGGCCGCAACTGGGCGGTCTGGGTCGCGGACCCGAAGCGCGTCGAGTTCCTCGGGATCCGGAAGTGGCCCAACGTCCAGGTCGTCGCCACCACCGTCGAGGACCAGATCGCGATGATCTGGGACGCCTTCGAGCTCATGGAACACCGCTACCGCCTGATCGAAACGGCCGGCGCCGACGAGGACGACTTCGAGCCCCTGCTCGTGCTGGCCGACGAGTACACCGAGTTCCGCAGCGCCGTGAACGCCTGGTGGTCCGAGAACAAGCACAAGGGCGCCCCCAGCAAGTGCCCCATCTTCAACGCCGTCGGCTCGCTCGCACGACTCGCCCGCAAGGCCCGCATCCACCTGCGATTCGGGATGCAGCGCCCGGACGCGGAGCTGCTCTCCGGCGAGGTCCGCGACAACCTCGGCGACCGCCACTCGCTGGGCCGCCTCTCCCCGCAGGGCGCACAGATGATGTGGGAGGCCGCCTACATCGGCACGAGCGTCCCTCGGAAGATCCCCGGCCGCGGAACCGCCACCGGCCCCGACGGACAGCCGGCCGAAGCGCAGGCGTACTGGACGCCGGACCCCCGCAAGGTCGCCCGGTCCCGCAAGGCCGGCGACATCGAGATCCTCGAGGGCCTGTACCCGACCTCGACCACCCACAAGCGGTTCACCTACGAGATCGAGGACGAGGACTCGCCGACCTGGCTCGACGACAACGACAAGCCGACGCTGTACACCCCGTGGGCTGCCATCACCCAGGCACGTCGCGTGCCGAGCCCGGACGCTGACCAGCACCTCACCCTCGACGAGCTCCTGGACGACCTGAGCAGCGCTCGCGAAGCGGCAGCCGGCGAGACCTCCGCCCCGGCCCCGGAGCCGCGCGAGGACCGCCATCTCCAGCTCGTGCGCGAGGACGAGGAACCCGACGACTACGGCCTCGTTCAGACCGTCTGCGCCGACCGACTGCGACCGGGAGACCTGATCGACGTCGACGGCGACTGGGTCGTGGTCGAAGAGGCCGTCGCCGACCCTGACGAGGAGGGCATGATCTCGATCGCCTGGCGCTCCGATGATGACGACGCCGGCGAGCTGGCGCTGACCGCTGACGACATGCTGGAGGTGCGACGGATGACCGAGGAGAGCGACTGA
- a CDS encoding HNH endonuclease family protein produces the protein MSRRGVGALGGLVVLALAGVAYVAPPVEEILPDIAPSSGSSPASAAQDEDVDADALAGASSRLDALTIAELGHGDDYERDLFGQRWADIDRNGCDQRNDALRAGAAEVTTKPGTHGCVVLEATIEDPYTGTTIDFVKGENTVDIDHVVPLSRAWQQGASSWPEERREEFANTSGNLLAVDASANRSKGDRGPEEWMPDAGRCGYVIQWIDVKTEFELSVSAEEKSALEDELDECEGSL, from the coding sequence ATGAGCCGGCGCGGCGTAGGCGCACTCGGCGGCCTCGTGGTTCTAGCTCTCGCGGGCGTCGCCTATGTGGCGCCCCCGGTGGAGGAGATCCTCCCGGACATCGCGCCCTCGAGCGGCAGCTCCCCGGCCTCGGCAGCCCAGGACGAGGACGTGGACGCAGACGCTCTCGCAGGCGCCTCGAGCCGCCTAGATGCGCTCACGATCGCCGAGCTCGGCCACGGGGACGACTACGAGCGGGACCTGTTCGGACAGCGCTGGGCAGACATCGACCGCAACGGCTGCGATCAACGAAACGACGCTCTGCGCGCCGGCGCCGCCGAGGTCACGACCAAGCCGGGGACCCACGGCTGCGTGGTGCTCGAGGCGACGATCGAGGACCCCTACACGGGCACCACGATCGACTTCGTCAAGGGCGAGAACACCGTAGATATCGACCATGTCGTGCCGCTCTCGCGTGCATGGCAGCAGGGAGCCTCCAGCTGGCCCGAGGAGCGCCGTGAGGAGTTCGCCAACACCTCGGGCAACCTCCTGGCGGTCGACGCCTCCGCGAACCGGTCCAAGGGCGATCGAGGCCCGGAGGAGTGGATGCCTGATGCCGGCCGCTGCGGCTACGTCATCCAGTGGATCGACGTGAAGACCGAGTTCGAGCTCAGCGTCTCCGCGGAGGAGAAGTCCGCCCTCGAGGACGAGCTCGACGAGTGTGAAGGGAGCCTGTGA
- a CDS encoding helix-turn-helix transcriptional regulator codes for MSPSPSPHPTLGRRFVPLSEVAEMFSISSSQAYALVRSGELRAIQIGGRRQWRVELSEIEAYIERAQEATRLLVDTEGTSE; via the coding sequence ATGAGCCCCTCACCTTCACCGCATCCCACGCTCGGCCGCCGGTTCGTTCCGCTGAGCGAGGTGGCGGAGATGTTCTCGATCTCCTCCTCGCAGGCCTACGCGCTGGTGCGGTCCGGCGAGCTGCGCGCGATCCAGATCGGTGGCCGGCGCCAGTGGCGCGTCGAGCTCAGCGAGATCGAGGCGTACATCGAGCGCGCCCAAGAGGCGACCCGTCTGCTTGTTGACACTGAGGGCACTAGCGAGTAA